Proteins from one Amycolatopsis benzoatilytica AK 16/65 genomic window:
- a CDS encoding transglycosylase domain-containing protein: MRKTDGLFKLLGLCLLAGVLVAGILFPVVGAAGVVSNQASETVDQTSSDLADIPPPLVTTITDSGGKPIATLYDQYRVPLRPDQVNPALKWALLSAEDKAFYEHHGVNWGRTLRAAVSNTAGGDTQGASTITQQYVKNYLINVVYRNDKNGQAKAQEQSLSRKLKEARIAINLETKLSKDQILAGYLNIVEFSRKIYGVGAAAHAYFNTTPEKLTVPQAALLAGIVNNPIVFDPWNHPDKATKRRNLVLDRMVSNQKLAKADADAFKAQPLGVVPDAPAKPAANCIGAGPENGFFCQYVEDYLLKSGMSKDQLYTGGYTIKTTLDEKANHEAKVSAETQVSKTQKNVANTLSLVRPGKDRHEVVALAANRDYGIDADQGQTTYALPSGVFNTGGAGSSYKIFTTAAVLNQHIAGIYSTIPVGDSYTSHVFTGSQPHCPSTGAPNTHWYCVGNAGHYGDSTSLQNALATSPNTAFVALEDKIGSTGPGIDMAIKLGMRETMASTTGGGKVDPKSNDPAKRESQAQAYGPKGNYPGTGAFTLGFSPTSGLEMANVAATILSGGKWCPPTPLISVTDRDGKTVPVKEAACEQVVPEGLANTLAVGMSKDDQPGGTSAAAASAVGWDRPLVGKTGTTQNNGSATFVAGTPQMAGAAMVFRPEGGSGGLCYGGVGDVSTCGTGNMFGGKTPAQTWFGAMKNIMDGQPVVPLPPEDPAYTN, translated from the coding sequence GTCGACCAGACGTCCTCGGACCTCGCCGACATCCCGCCGCCGCTCGTGACGACCATCACCGACTCCGGCGGCAAGCCGATCGCCACGCTGTACGACCAGTACCGCGTCCCGCTGCGCCCGGACCAGGTCAACCCGGCGCTGAAGTGGGCGCTGCTGTCGGCCGAGGACAAGGCGTTCTACGAGCACCACGGGGTGAACTGGGGCCGGACGCTGCGCGCCGCCGTCTCCAACACCGCCGGCGGCGACACGCAGGGCGCCTCGACGATCACGCAGCAGTACGTGAAGAACTACCTGATCAACGTCGTCTATCGGAACGACAAGAACGGGCAGGCCAAGGCGCAGGAGCAGTCGCTGTCGCGGAAGCTGAAGGAAGCCCGGATCGCGATCAACCTGGAGACGAAGCTGTCGAAGGACCAGATCCTCGCCGGCTACCTGAACATCGTCGAGTTCTCCCGGAAGATCTACGGCGTCGGAGCCGCCGCGCACGCGTACTTCAACACGACGCCGGAGAAGCTGACCGTCCCGCAGGCCGCACTGCTCGCGGGCATCGTGAACAACCCGATCGTGTTCGATCCGTGGAACCACCCGGACAAGGCGACCAAGCGGCGCAACCTGGTGCTCGACCGGATGGTGTCGAACCAGAAGCTGGCGAAGGCGGACGCGGACGCGTTCAAGGCGCAGCCGCTCGGCGTCGTGCCGGACGCGCCCGCGAAACCGGCCGCGAACTGCATCGGCGCGGGTCCGGAGAACGGGTTCTTCTGCCAGTACGTCGAGGACTATTTGCTCAAGTCCGGGATGTCGAAGGACCAGCTGTACACCGGCGGGTACACGATCAAGACCACGCTGGACGAAAAGGCCAACCACGAGGCGAAGGTCTCGGCGGAAACGCAGGTCAGCAAAACCCAGAAGAACGTGGCGAACACGCTGTCACTGGTCCGGCCAGGGAAGGACCGGCACGAAGTGGTGGCATTGGCCGCGAACCGGGATTACGGCATCGACGCGGATCAAGGACAGACGACGTACGCGCTCCCTTCCGGCGTCTTCAACACCGGCGGCGCGGGATCGAGCTACAAGATCTTCACTACCGCGGCGGTGCTGAATCAGCATATCGCGGGGATTTACAGCACCATTCCAGTCGGCGACAGTTATACGTCGCATGTGTTCACCGGCAGCCAGCCGCACTGTCCGTCGACCGGGGCACCGAATACGCACTGGTACTGCGTCGGGAACGCCGGTCATTACGGTGATTCGACCTCGCTGCAGAACGCCTTGGCGACCTCGCCGAACACCGCGTTCGTGGCGCTGGAGGACAAGATCGGCAGCACCGGACCTGGCATCGACATGGCGATCAAGCTGGGCATGCGCGAAACCATGGCGAGCACCACCGGCGGCGGCAAGGTCGACCCGAAGTCGAACGACCCGGCCAAACGAGAAAGCCAGGCGCAGGCATACGGCCCCAAGGGCAATTACCCGGGCACCGGTGCGTTCACCCTCGGCTTCAGCCCGACCAGCGGCCTGGAAATGGCGAACGTCGCCGCAACCATTTTGAGCGGCGGAAAATGGTGCCCGCCGACCCCGCTGATCTCGGTGACCGACCGGGACGGGAAAACGGTTCCGGTCAAGGAAGCGGCGTGCGAGCAGGTCGTGCCGGAGGGTTTGGCGAACACGTTGGCGGTGGGGATGAGCAAGGACGACCAGCCGGGTGGCACGTCCGCCGCCGCAGCGAGCGCGGTCGGCTGGGACCGCCCGTTGGTCGGCAAGACCGGAACCACGCAGAACAACGGCTCAGCGACGTTCGTGGCCGGTACGCCGCAGATGGCCGGCGCGGCCATGGTCTTCCGTCCCGAGGGCGGCAGCGGCGGGCTCTGCTACGGCGGCGTGGGCGATGTGTCCACCTGCGGAACCGGCAACATGTTCGGCGGGAAGACACCGGCGCAGACCTGGTTCGGCGCGATGAAGAACATCATGGACGGTCAACCGGTTGTGCCGTTGCCGCCGGAGGATCCGGCGTACACCAACTGA
- a CDS encoding metallophosphoesterase, with amino-acid sequence MSTLSNSSTSGTTAKRLALGTVAVGAATLGYAVGLERRRWTLRTAELPVLAPGTRPFTILHISDLHMLPGHQAKQRWVAALAELEPDLVVNTGDNLSHRTAVPSVLRALGPLLDRPGLFVFGSNDYYAPKPKNPARYLMPRGKKKRVHGSNLPWRDLRAAFVEHGWTDLTHVRRTVDVDGRAVFAAGVDDPHLHRDRYSDIAGPADASAAVRIGVTHSPEPRVLDAFATDGYDLVLAGHTHGGQLRLPGYGAIVTNCELDRSRARGASRWGARMWLHVSAGLGTSPYAPARFACPPEASLLTLVPRGSGAADPQKPAPRKAAKPIR; translated from the coding sequence GTGAGCACGCTCAGTAACTCCAGCACGTCCGGGACCACCGCGAAGCGCCTCGCTCTGGGGACCGTCGCCGTCGGGGCAGCCACCCTCGGTTACGCCGTCGGGCTGGAACGACGCCGGTGGACGTTGCGGACCGCTGAACTGCCCGTTCTCGCGCCCGGGACCCGGCCGTTCACCATCCTGCACATCTCGGACCTGCACATGCTGCCCGGGCACCAGGCCAAGCAGCGGTGGGTCGCCGCGCTGGCCGAGCTTGAGCCGGACTTGGTCGTCAACACCGGCGACAACCTCTCGCACCGCACCGCGGTCCCGTCCGTACTGCGCGCGCTCGGGCCGCTGCTGGACCGGCCGGGGCTGTTCGTTTTCGGCAGCAACGACTACTACGCGCCCAAGCCGAAGAACCCCGCCCGCTACCTCATGCCGCGCGGCAAGAAGAAGCGCGTCCACGGCTCCAACCTGCCCTGGCGAGACCTCCGAGCCGCCTTCGTCGAGCACGGCTGGACCGACCTCACGCACGTCCGGCGCACCGTCGATGTCGACGGTCGCGCCGTGTTCGCGGCCGGTGTCGACGACCCGCACCTGCACCGCGACCGCTACTCGGACATCGCCGGGCCAGCCGACGCGAGCGCGGCCGTCCGCATCGGCGTCACCCACTCGCCGGAGCCCCGAGTGCTCGACGCGTTCGCCACCGACGGCTACGACCTGGTCCTGGCCGGCCACACCCACGGCGGCCAGCTCCGCCTCCCCGGCTACGGCGCGATCGTGACCAACTGCGAACTGGACCGAAGCCGAGCCCGAGGCGCATCCCGCTGGGGCGCCCGCATGTGGCTGCACGTGTCAGCCGGCCTAGGCACCTCCCCCTACGCCCCGGCCCGCTTCGCCTGCCCGCCCGAGGCAAGCCTGTTGACGCTGGTCCCGCGCGGATCCGGAGCGGCCGACCCCCAAAAGCCAGCCCCCCGCAAAGCCGCCAAACCCATCCGCTAA